Proteins encoded within one genomic window of Saccharopolyspora pogona:
- a CDS encoding MFS transporter produces MGERSFELRKVTLAAFGPTLLFATGEGAIIPMIPLIAADQGAGLGTMGLIGAMIMVGELVGDVPSGALVHRLGERTAMIGAAIVSVLGLLGCYFSTSPWMLGASVFLVGLSTAVFALARHAFITTTVPVRYRARALSVLGGLFRAGYFIGPFLAVLVLMATPDKRAVFLLHIAFALAAVILLLCTEDLGTARDPAAAPEPQGLVGTLVRHRGVLVRMGSCAALIGGLRASRMVVLPMVAVATGLPPSTTAVVIGIAGGIDFALSYASGQIMDRFGRIWAAVPAMTGLAVGHLALFAVVDVPTFAIVAVFLALANGTSSGVLMTLGADLAPQPGPAPFLGAWRFTADFGQAVGPVTVSGLTALAGVGFAGAGMGVLGLLGAGLLLRYIPRYIPRTGASGCTSVCRATEGT; encoded by the coding sequence ATGGGTGAGCGCTCGTTCGAGCTGAGGAAAGTTACGCTCGCGGCGTTCGGACCGACCTTGCTGTTCGCGACCGGCGAAGGCGCCATCATCCCGATGATCCCGCTCATCGCCGCGGACCAGGGCGCCGGCCTGGGGACGATGGGCTTGATCGGCGCCATGATCATGGTGGGGGAGCTCGTCGGCGACGTGCCCAGCGGTGCGCTCGTGCACCGCCTCGGCGAGCGGACGGCGATGATCGGCGCCGCGATCGTGTCGGTTCTCGGCCTGCTCGGCTGCTACTTCTCGACGAGCCCGTGGATGCTGGGCGCGAGCGTGTTCCTCGTCGGCCTGTCGACGGCGGTTTTCGCGCTCGCCAGGCACGCGTTCATCACCACGACGGTGCCGGTGCGCTACCGGGCCAGGGCGTTGAGCGTGCTCGGCGGGCTGTTCCGGGCGGGCTACTTCATCGGCCCGTTCCTGGCGGTGCTGGTACTGATGGCGACCCCCGACAAGCGGGCGGTCTTCCTGCTGCACATCGCGTTCGCCCTGGCCGCCGTGATCCTGCTGCTGTGCACCGAAGACCTCGGCACCGCACGGGACCCGGCCGCCGCCCCCGAGCCCCAAGGACTGGTGGGAACGCTGGTGCGCCACCGCGGCGTCCTGGTGCGGATGGGATCCTGCGCCGCGCTGATCGGTGGCCTGCGGGCGTCCCGGATGGTGGTGCTGCCGATGGTCGCGGTCGCCACCGGGCTGCCGCCCTCGACGACCGCAGTCGTCATCGGCATCGCCGGCGGGATCGACTTCGCGCTCTCCTACGCATCCGGCCAGATCATGGACCGCTTCGGCCGGATCTGGGCGGCCGTGCCGGCCATGACCGGATTGGCGGTCGGGCATCTGGCGCTGTTCGCGGTGGTCGACGTGCCGACCTTCGCGATCGTCGCGGTGTTCCTGGCGCTGGCCAACGGCACCAGCAGCGGAGTCTTGATGACCCTTGGCGCGGACCTGGCGCCGCAGCCCGGTCCGGCACCGTTCCTCGGCGCCTGGCGGTTCACCGCGGACTTCGGGCAAGCGGTCGGGCCGGTCACCGTGTCCGGGCTGACCGCGCTGGCCGGCGTCGGTTTCGCCGGAGCGGGCATGGGCGTGCTCGGCCTGCTGGGGGCGGGCCTGCTGCTGCGCTACATCCCCCGGTACATCCCGCGAACCGGGGCGAGCGGCTGTACGTCGGTGTGCCGGGCCACCGAGGGAACGTAG
- a CDS encoding TRAP transporter large permease subunit — MYAAGVFPTVLYYLGIVFAVEADARRFGAKAVNTEHGSAWRLLLRGGYHLLSLAIIVVFLALDIPPFAAVVYATGVAALFTLISGLVRAEHGPGPAALKWLRDIVDALSAGVRGALPVVAVCAAAGIITSTITKTGLGQELADALVSAAQAITSNPTAILVFTVVFAALAVGVLGLAVPVTASFIIAWVVIGPALGALGVADAERAMFIFYYAVLSEVTPPTALAAVASAAITGGRITATMMQAWKYTLPAFLVPIAFVLTDNGSALLLQSDPLTIVWVAAASIVAVAALSVVTGGWLAGPVSRPVRLLFVPGALCLLYLEPPVVAIGLGFCVLGLVAQLVLRRRETIKEVRDAD; from the coding sequence GTGTACGCGGCAGGGGTCTTCCCGACGGTGCTCTACTACCTCGGCATCGTGTTCGCGGTGGAGGCCGACGCCCGCCGCTTCGGCGCCAAGGCGGTCAACACCGAACACGGCAGCGCGTGGCGGCTGCTGCTGCGCGGCGGTTACCACCTCCTGTCGCTGGCGATCATCGTCGTGTTCCTCGCCCTGGACATCCCGCCGTTCGCGGCCGTCGTCTACGCGACCGGGGTCGCCGCGCTGTTCACGCTGATCTCGGGGCTCGTCCGGGCCGAACACGGCCCAGGTCCGGCGGCGTTGAAGTGGTTGCGGGACATCGTGGACGCGCTGTCGGCCGGGGTTCGCGGCGCGCTGCCGGTGGTGGCGGTGTGCGCGGCGGCCGGGATCATCACCTCGACGATCACCAAGACCGGGCTGGGCCAGGAACTCGCCGACGCACTGGTCTCCGCCGCCCAGGCGATCACCAGCAACCCCACCGCCATCCTGGTGTTCACCGTGGTGTTCGCCGCGCTCGCGGTCGGCGTGCTGGGACTCGCGGTGCCGGTGACGGCGTCGTTCATCATCGCGTGGGTGGTGATCGGGCCCGCGCTCGGCGCCCTCGGCGTCGCCGATGCCGAGCGGGCCATGTTCATCTTCTACTACGCGGTGCTCTCCGAGGTGACGCCGCCGACCGCGCTGGCCGCGGTCGCCTCGGCCGCGATCACCGGCGGCCGGATCACCGCGACCATGATGCAGGCCTGGAAGTACACGCTGCCCGCGTTCCTGGTGCCGATCGCGTTCGTGCTGACGGACAACGGATCCGCGCTGCTGCTGCAATCCGATCCGCTCACCATCGTATGGGTCGCCGCGGCGTCCATCGTGGCCGTCGCCGCGCTCAGCGTGGTGACCGGCGGCTGGCTGGCCGGCCCAGTAAGCCGCCCGGTACGCCTGCTCTTCGTGCCGGGCGCGTTGTGCCTGCTGTACCTGGAACCGCCGGTGGTGGCGATCGGCCTCGGCTTCTGTGTGCTCGGTCTGGTCGCGCAGCTGGTCCTGCGCCGCAGGGAAACGATCAAGGAGGTCCGTGATGCGGATTAG
- a CDS encoding TAXI family TRAP transporter solute-binding subunit, giving the protein MQGKESFAGKPQQIQALTRLYPNSTQVVVRADSGINSVADMRGKRISTGSPKSGTEVIANRVLSAAGLNPGTDIQAQRLALGKAVDGMKSGTVDGLFWSGGLPTPEITDLTTSLGGAVKFIDITPQLPAMQQISPVYEASTIPAATYKLPADVPTIAVPNLLVVREDFLAGNACAITKLISDKRADLEQIHPSAKEITKHNATKTDPIPLHQGAKQALGG; this is encoded by the coding sequence GTGCAGGGCAAGGAGAGCTTCGCGGGCAAGCCGCAGCAGATCCAGGCCCTGACCCGGCTGTACCCGAACTCGACGCAGGTAGTGGTGCGCGCCGACTCCGGCATCAACAGCGTGGCCGACATGCGCGGCAAGCGGATCTCCACGGGCTCGCCGAAGTCTGGCACCGAGGTCATCGCCAACCGGGTGCTGTCGGCGGCCGGGCTGAACCCGGGCACCGACATCCAGGCGCAGCGCCTGGCACTGGGCAAGGCGGTGGACGGCATGAAGTCCGGCACCGTCGACGGCCTGTTCTGGTCCGGTGGCCTGCCGACCCCGGAGATCACCGACCTGACGACCTCGCTGGGCGGCGCGGTGAAGTTCATCGATATCACCCCGCAACTACCCGCGATGCAGCAGATCAGCCCGGTCTACGAGGCGAGCACCATCCCGGCCGCCACTTACAAGCTGCCGGCGGACGTCCCGACGATCGCGGTGCCGAACCTCCTGGTGGTCCGCGAGGACTTCCTGGCGGGCAACGCCTGCGCGATCACGAAGCTGATCTCCGACAAGCGAGCGGACCTGGAGCAAATCCACCCCTCGGCCAAGGAGATCACGAAACACAACGCCACCAAGACCGACCCGATCCCGCTGCACCAGGGCGCCAAGCAAGCCCTCGGCGGCTGA
- a CDS encoding TAXI family TRAP transporter solute-binding subunit translates to MTIATGNTGGVYYVLGGGLAQLISNNTKLRATAAETGASVQNIQQLAAGDYDIAFTLADTAPPTRCRARRASRASRSRSRP, encoded by the coding sequence TTGACGATCGCCACCGGCAACACCGGCGGCGTGTACTACGTGCTCGGCGGCGGTCTCGCGCAGCTGATCAGCAACAACACCAAACTCCGTGCCACCGCGGCGGAAACCGGCGCGTCGGTGCAGAACATCCAGCAGCTGGCGGCCGGCGACTACGACATCGCATTCACCCTCGCCGACACCGCCCCGCCGACGCGGTGCAGGGCAAGGAGAGCTTCGCGGGCAAGCCGCAGCAGATCCAGGCCCTGA
- a CDS encoding HNH endonuclease family protein, producing the protein MAAKKSVWASVVAAALLGLMWVVFESGFFDPQGGAAGSATGPVAEQLAELRVAQAVSMDGYSRERFKHWITKPEAGKNCNTREAVLARDGQNVRSNNACEPTSGTWTSAYSGQQLTDPSAIDIDHMVPLANAWRSGANKWDDQRREQFANDMQLPQLVAVDASSNRSKGDQDPSQWKPERANWCSYATSWITVKRSYDLTVTEPEKKALQEMLATCG; encoded by the coding sequence ATGGCTGCCAAGAAGTCCGTCTGGGCGTCGGTCGTGGCGGCCGCGCTGCTGGGCCTGATGTGGGTGGTTTTCGAGTCCGGCTTCTTCGACCCGCAGGGCGGTGCCGCCGGGTCCGCCACCGGCCCCGTCGCCGAGCAGCTCGCCGAACTCCGCGTCGCCCAGGCGGTTTCGATGGATGGCTACTCGCGGGAGCGGTTCAAGCACTGGATCACGAAGCCGGAAGCCGGGAAGAACTGCAACACCCGCGAGGCGGTGCTGGCGCGGGACGGTCAGAACGTCCGCTCCAACAACGCCTGCGAACCTACTTCCGGGACGTGGACCAGCGCCTACAGCGGCCAGCAGCTGACCGACCCGTCGGCGATCGACATCGACCACATGGTGCCGCTGGCCAACGCCTGGCGCAGCGGCGCGAACAAGTGGGACGACCAGCGCCGCGAGCAGTTCGCCAACGACATGCAGCTGCCGCAGCTGGTGGCCGTCGACGCGAGCTCCAACCGCAGCAAGGGCGATCAGGACCCGTCCCAGTGGAAGCCCGAGCGCGCCAACTGGTGCAGCTACGCGACGAGCTGGATCACGGTCAAGCGCTCCTACGACCTGACCGTCACCGAGCCGGAGAAGAAGGCGCTGCAGGAAATGCTCGCGACCTGCGGCTGA
- a CDS encoding MFS transporter, giving the protein MNARVALHIGGLLGPFGGGVVSAMLPELSRSFAVSQGIAATSLTVYLLPFAIVMLVSGSLGERWGMSRSIRIAYAGYVVVALLAAFAPWFWLFQTSRALQGIANAFTTPLLLAKLAAVTPKERLGRALGTYGAMQAIGQTSAPLVGGLAAEGSWQWAFVGLAAAAAALAISPLPADSRDGAAQRPASLLDAWRISVLLTGGVAFVAWACLAGLPFLVSFRLDDAFSLSPGARGLVLTAYGVAGAIGARLTGGAVDRYGQRAVVCVGLLFGALAVAPIGLVAWLPAVAVAWAVGGVCGQLILVGIHATALTGGASGRGGTISVVTALRFLGMSAAPAAFTGLYRYDAALGFVLPAALLALTIPVVAVCWPRQTSG; this is encoded by the coding sequence GTGAACGCTCGGGTCGCGCTTCACATCGGCGGACTGCTCGGGCCCTTCGGCGGCGGCGTGGTCTCGGCGATGCTTCCGGAGTTGAGCCGCAGTTTCGCCGTGTCGCAAGGCATCGCGGCGACATCGCTGACCGTTTACCTGCTGCCGTTCGCGATCGTCATGCTGGTGTCCGGCAGTCTCGGCGAGCGGTGGGGCATGAGCCGCAGCATCCGGATCGCCTACGCCGGGTACGTCGTCGTGGCGTTGTTGGCCGCGTTCGCACCGTGGTTCTGGCTCTTCCAGACCAGTCGTGCGCTGCAGGGCATCGCGAACGCGTTCACCACGCCGCTGCTGCTGGCCAAGCTCGCCGCCGTCACGCCGAAGGAGCGCCTCGGGCGGGCCCTGGGCACCTACGGCGCTATGCAGGCGATCGGGCAGACGTCGGCACCGCTGGTCGGTGGGCTCGCGGCGGAAGGGTCCTGGCAGTGGGCCTTCGTCGGCCTCGCCGCGGCCGCCGCAGCGCTGGCGATCAGCCCGCTGCCGGCGGATTCGCGCGACGGTGCGGCGCAGCGCCCCGCCTCGCTGCTGGACGCCTGGCGGATTTCCGTGCTGCTGACCGGAGGTGTCGCCTTCGTCGCTTGGGCGTGCTTGGCGGGCCTGCCGTTCCTGGTCTCGTTCCGGCTGGACGACGCGTTCTCCCTGAGCCCCGGCGCGCGTGGGCTGGTGCTCACCGCCTACGGCGTGGCAGGGGCGATCGGGGCCAGGTTGACCGGCGGGGCGGTGGACCGGTACGGCCAGCGCGCCGTCGTATGCGTCGGGTTGCTGTTCGGTGCGCTGGCTGTCGCGCCGATCGGGCTGGTCGCGTGGCTGCCCGCGGTGGCGGTGGCCTGGGCGGTCGGCGGCGTCTGCGGGCAGCTGATCCTGGTCGGCATCCACGCCACGGCGCTCACCGGCGGGGCCAGCGGGCGCGGCGGGACCATCTCGGTGGTGACCGCGTTGCGGTTCCTCGGGATGTCGGCCGCTCCGGCGGCGTTCACCGGCCTGTACCGGTACGACGCGGCGCTGGGGTTCGTGCTTCCCGCGGCATTGCTGGCACTGACAATTCCCGTTGTTGCCGTTTGCTGGCCGCGACAAACCTCCGGTTGA